One Actinospica robiniae DSM 44927 genomic region harbors:
- a CDS encoding SDR family oxidoreductase produces MVARNGKAAGIKPGDVVVVTGASAGVGRAAASELARAGAKVALVARGESGLDGAVKEITEAGGTARAFPADVVDPQRIEQVAAEVEDWLGPIEGWVNVAFTSVFARFIDIMPDEFRRVTEVDYLGYVYGTRAALGRMLPRDRGTIVQVGSALAYRGIPLQSAYCGAKHAIQGFNESVRCELMHDKSGVNVTMVQLPAVNTPQFDWVRSRLGKPAQPVPPIYQPELAGRAIAYAAVHPRRREYWVGGSTVGTLLANAVAPGVLDRYLAKTGFSSQQVDRPEPEIEDNLFTAADGADGHDHCAHGSFDESAKDRSVQLWGSQHHGVLAAAAGGGLAAAALGLLGRRR; encoded by the coding sequence ATGGTCGCGAGGAACGGCAAGGCTGCGGGGATCAAACCCGGCGACGTGGTGGTGGTGACCGGCGCGAGCGCCGGGGTCGGGCGTGCGGCGGCCTCGGAGCTCGCCCGGGCCGGCGCGAAGGTGGCTCTGGTGGCCCGGGGCGAGTCCGGGCTGGACGGCGCGGTCAAGGAGATCACCGAGGCCGGGGGGACGGCCAGGGCGTTTCCGGCGGACGTGGTCGACCCGCAGCGGATCGAGCAGGTGGCCGCGGAGGTCGAGGACTGGCTCGGTCCGATCGAGGGCTGGGTCAACGTGGCGTTCACCTCGGTCTTCGCCCGCTTCATCGACATCATGCCGGACGAGTTCCGGCGCGTGACAGAGGTCGACTACCTCGGCTACGTGTACGGCACCCGCGCGGCCCTGGGGCGCATGCTGCCGCGCGACCGGGGCACCATCGTGCAGGTCGGCTCGGCGCTGGCCTATCGCGGGATCCCGTTGCAGAGCGCGTATTGCGGCGCCAAGCACGCCATCCAGGGCTTCAACGAATCAGTGCGCTGCGAGCTCATGCACGACAAGAGCGGCGTCAACGTGACGATGGTGCAGCTGCCGGCGGTCAACACCCCGCAGTTCGACTGGGTCCGCTCCCGCCTCGGCAAGCCCGCGCAGCCGGTCCCCCCGATCTACCAGCCGGAGCTCGCCGGGCGCGCCATCGCGTACGCGGCCGTGCATCCGCGCCGGCGCGAGTACTGGGTGGGCGGCAGCACGGTCGGCACGCTGCTGGCCAACGCCGTCGCACCGGGCGTGCTGGATCGCTACCTGGCGAAGACCGGGTTCTCCTCGCAGCAGGTGGACCGGCCCGAGCCCGAGATCGAGGACAACCTGTTCACCGCCGCCGACGGCGCGGACGGCCACGACCACTGCGCGCACGGCAGCTTCGACGAGAGCGCGAAGGACCGCAGCGTGCAGCTGTGGGGCTCGCAGCACCACGGCGTGCTCGCCGCGGCGGCCGGCGGCGGGCTGGCCGCCGCCGCGCTGGGCCTGCTCGGGCGCCGCCGCTGA